A genome region from Labilibaculum antarcticum includes the following:
- a CDS encoding HAL/PAL/TAL family ammonia-lyase — translation MPLLLNNSLLELNDFISIINNDHDFEISEERCEKLKESYNFLFDFSKDKIIYGINTGLGPMAQYKIQKDEQVQLQLNLIRSHAVGAGNPLDDATLKAAMLARLNSFLQGKSGVHYSCIELLSQMIKKNILPFIPEHGGVGASGDLVQLAHLGLNLIGEGKVKYQGEWCSTEEVFKKEELQTIQIKLREGLAIINGTSVMTGMGINNLQEAKNLFNWSLSLSCIMNEIVESFDDHFSDELNFAKRHKGQREVARQMQAILGNSKRILKREEHFFTDQNLDQDIFSKKVQEYYSLRCVPQILGPVFDTINNCAHVLEDELNSANDNPIVSLSEENVLHGGNFHGDYISLEMDKLKMVTTRMSMLSERQLNFLFNNKINKILPPFINLGKLGLNLGMQAMQFTATSTTAECQTISNPMYVHSIPNNNDNQDIVSMGTNSAILCQRVLNNTRQVLAIQIIAVCQAIDYLKIESKLSPFTQKLYSMARDIVPVFIEDTPKYEEMAAIEKLIKECEIKLPTFVESEMSLTV, via the coding sequence ATGCCACTACTTTTAAATAATTCATTATTAGAACTAAACGACTTTATCTCAATTATTAATAATGATCATGATTTCGAAATTTCAGAAGAAAGATGCGAGAAGCTAAAGGAATCATATAATTTTCTGTTCGATTTTTCTAAAGACAAAATAATTTATGGTATAAATACGGGCTTGGGACCCATGGCTCAATATAAGATTCAAAAAGACGAACAGGTTCAACTGCAATTAAATCTTATTCGAAGTCATGCCGTTGGAGCTGGCAATCCTCTTGATGATGCAACACTAAAAGCTGCAATGCTAGCCCGGCTAAACTCTTTTCTTCAAGGTAAATCGGGCGTTCATTATTCGTGTATCGAACTGCTTAGTCAGATGATAAAGAAAAATATTCTTCCATTTATTCCTGAACATGGTGGTGTTGGAGCAAGTGGTGATCTGGTTCAATTAGCACATTTAGGATTAAATCTCATTGGCGAAGGCAAAGTAAAATATCAGGGAGAATGGTGTTCTACTGAGGAAGTATTCAAAAAGGAAGAACTTCAGACCATTCAAATAAAATTACGGGAAGGTTTGGCCATCATAAATGGAACTTCGGTAATGACGGGTATGGGAATCAACAATTTGCAGGAAGCTAAGAATCTATTCAATTGGTCCTTGAGTTTATCTTGTATCATGAATGAAATTGTTGAATCGTTCGATGATCATTTTTCAGATGAACTCAACTTTGCTAAAAGACATAAAGGACAGCGAGAAGTTGCCAGACAAATGCAAGCCATTCTTGGCAACAGCAAGCGAATTTTGAAACGGGAAGAGCATTTCTTTACGGATCAAAATTTGGATCAGGATATTTTCTCGAAGAAGGTACAAGAGTATTACTCTTTGCGTTGTGTTCCGCAAATTTTAGGTCCGGTGTTCGATACGATAAACAATTGTGCGCATGTTTTAGAGGACGAACTAAATTCGGCAAACGACAACCCTATTGTGTCGCTTAGTGAAGAAAATGTATTGCATGGTGGTAATTTTCATGGGGATTATATCTCCCTGGAAATGGACAAACTAAAAATGGTTACTACCCGAATGAGCATGCTCTCGGAACGACAACTAAATTTTCTCTTCAATAATAAGATCAATAAAATTCTTCCTCCTTTTATCAATTTAGGAAAACTGGGATTGAATTTAGGCATGCAGGCAATGCAATTTACAGCAACCTCTACTACCGCCGAATGCCAAACAATATCAAACCCAATGTACGTTCATTCTATTCCTAACAATAACGACAATCAGGATATTGTGAGCATGGGAACCAACTCGGCAATATTGTGTCAAAGGGTTTTAAACAATACCAGACAAGTGCTGGCCATACAAATAATTGCTGTTTGCCAGGCTATTGATTACTTGAAAATAGAATCAAAGCTGTCGCCTTTTACTCAGAAATTATATAGCATGGCTCGAGATATTGTGCCTGTATTTATCGAGGATACTCCTAAGTATGAGGAGATGGCTGCTATTGAAAAACTAATAAAGGAATGCGAAATTAAACTTCCTACTTTTGTAGAGTCCGAAATGAGCCTTACGGTATAG